One region of Halomicrobium sp. LC1Hm genomic DNA includes:
- a CDS encoding cobyric acid synthase translates to MTTTILVAGTASHVGKSTVVAGLCRLLARRGVSVAPFKAQNMSNNAHAVATPDGDWGEIGVSQYVQARAAGITPTTDTNPVLLKPRGDGESQLVIDGEAVGHYEARTYYDDHWEHARSAARDAYERLADEYSVIVAEGAGSAAEINLQDRDLANVETARFTDASVLLLGDIERGGVFASLYGTLELAPAAIRERVAGVAITKFRGDPTLLADGIDELEARTGVPVLGVLPYDDPGLPAEDSLSLPAEDQRAVVGADDGVPDAATVTVGVPRLPHISNFTDLEPLAAVPGVRVAYRPLDGALDRVDGLVLPGTKNTVDDLLALREAGLDEAIRTFAGPIVGLCGGYQLLGERITNASVEGTGDAETVAGVGRLPVETRFSETKRVEQVTVAVDGVGPIDGATGTASGYEIHMGETSVAASAHQPLGPDSAATQDVLGTYLHGLFENEQVRSAFVDAVYAHADRTRPSSERSAQTPFDDAAALVRELNLSALDLPAGRSES, encoded by the coding sequence ATGACGACGACGATCCTCGTCGCCGGAACCGCGAGTCACGTCGGCAAGAGCACCGTCGTCGCGGGACTGTGCCGACTGCTGGCACGGCGGGGCGTCTCCGTCGCGCCGTTCAAAGCCCAGAACATGAGCAACAACGCCCACGCGGTGGCGACGCCCGACGGCGACTGGGGAGAGATCGGCGTCTCGCAGTACGTCCAGGCCCGCGCCGCCGGGATCACACCGACGACAGACACGAACCCGGTCCTGCTGAAGCCCCGCGGCGACGGGGAGAGCCAGCTCGTGATCGACGGCGAGGCGGTCGGCCACTACGAGGCCCGGACCTACTACGACGACCACTGGGAGCACGCTCGCAGCGCGGCCAGAGACGCCTACGAGCGACTGGCAGACGAGTACAGCGTGATCGTCGCCGAGGGGGCCGGCAGCGCCGCCGAGATCAACCTCCAGGACCGCGACCTCGCCAACGTCGAGACCGCGCGCTTTACAGACGCGAGCGTCCTCTTGCTCGGTGACATCGAGCGAGGCGGTGTCTTCGCCAGTCTCTACGGGACGCTCGAACTCGCGCCGGCAGCCATCCGAGAGCGGGTCGCCGGGGTCGCGATCACGAAGTTCCGGGGCGACCCGACGCTGCTCGCGGACGGGATCGACGAACTCGAAGCCCGTACCGGCGTCCCGGTCCTCGGCGTGCTCCCCTACGACGATCCCGGCCTGCCGGCGGAAGACAGCCTCTCGCTGCCAGCCGAGGACCAGCGGGCCGTCGTCGGTGCCGACGACGGCGTCCCGGACGCGGCGACCGTCACGGTCGGCGTCCCCCGACTGCCCCATATCTCGAATTTCACCGATCTCGAACCGCTGGCCGCCGTGCCCGGCGTCCGGGTCGCCTACCGCCCGCTCGATGGGGCGCTGGACCGGGTCGACGGACTCGTCCTCCCCGGTACGAAAAACACCGTCGACGACCTGCTGGCGCTGCGTGAGGCCGGTCTCGACGAGGCCATCCGGACGTTTGCCGGCCCGATCGTCGGCCTCTGTGGCGGCTACCAGCTGCTTGGCGAGCGGATCACGAACGCCAGCGTCGAAGGCACCGGCGACGCGGAGACCGTCGCGGGCGTCGGCCGCCTCCCGGTCGAAACCCGCTTTAGCGAGACCAAGCGCGTCGAGCAGGTCACTGTCGCGGTCGACGGCGTCGGCCCAATCGATGGTGCGACCGGGACGGCCTCGGGCTACGAGATCCACATGGGCGAGACGAGCGTCGCAGCGTCGGCCCACCAGCCACTCGGCCCCGACAGCGCCGCGACCCAGGACGTGCTCGGCACCTATCTCCACGGCCTCTTCGAGAACGAACAGGTGCGGTCGGCGTTCGTCGACGCGGTGTACGCACACGCCGACCGGACCAGGCCGAGCAGCGAGCGGTCGGCTCAGACGCCGTTCGACGACGCCGCGGCGCTGGTCCGCGAACTCAATCTGTCCGCCCTCGATCTCCCAGCAGGCCGCTCCGAGTCGTGA
- a CDS encoding cobyrinic acid a,c-diamide synthase, with product MNGFVLGGTSSGVGKTVATLATIRALDDAGYAVQPAKAGPDFIDPSHHEHVAGRPSRTLDQWLEGETGLRRNYYRGDGDICVVEGVMGLYDGDCSSTAMVAETLSLPVVLVVDASAGMESVAATALGFQQYAASIGREIDVAGVIAQRAHGGRHADGVRTALPDGIEYFGRIPPSEDLEIPDRHLGLHMGTEAPLEETALSEAATHLRTERLAEVASAPPRPDAASSTSPTDHRIAVARDGAFQFYYPATAERLRERADVTTFAPTTDDPLPDCDGVYLPGGYPERHGDALADSPALDALARRAADGLPVYGECGGLMALAETLTTTDGDTHSMAGVLPATVTMHDRYQALDHVELAAQADTLTAGAGQRRRGHEFHYSSATVGRDATFAFDVARGDGIEDGSDGLTEYRTLGTYCHCHPESGAFDRFLDAL from the coding sequence ATGAACGGCTTCGTCCTGGGCGGAACGAGTTCGGGCGTCGGCAAGACCGTCGCGACGCTGGCCACGATTCGGGCGCTGGACGACGCCGGTTACGCGGTCCAGCCGGCGAAGGCCGGCCCCGACTTCATCGATCCCAGCCATCACGAGCACGTTGCCGGCCGCCCCTCGCGCACGCTCGACCAGTGGCTCGAAGGCGAGACCGGGCTCCGGCGAAACTACTACCGGGGCGACGGCGACATCTGCGTCGTCGAGGGCGTGATGGGGCTGTACGACGGGGACTGTTCGAGTACGGCGATGGTCGCAGAGACGCTGTCGCTGCCGGTCGTCCTGGTGGTCGACGCCAGCGCCGGCATGGAGAGTGTCGCCGCGACGGCGCTTGGCTTCCAGCAGTACGCCGCGTCGATCGGCCGCGAGATCGACGTTGCGGGCGTGATCGCCCAGCGGGCACACGGCGGTCGCCACGCCGACGGCGTCCGAACGGCGTTGCCCGACGGCATCGAGTACTTCGGCCGCATCCCGCCCAGCGAGGACCTGGAGATCCCGGATCGCCACCTCGGGCTCCACATGGGGACCGAAGCGCCCCTCGAAGAGACCGCGCTGTCCGAGGCCGCGACACACCTCCGCACGGAGCGCCTCGCCGAGGTCGCCAGCGCACCGCCCCGCCCGGACGCCGCGTCGAGTACGTCGCCGACGGATCACCGGATCGCCGTCGCCCGCGACGGGGCCTTTCAGTTCTACTACCCGGCCACCGCCGAGCGGCTCCGGGAACGCGCCGACGTGACGACGTTCGCCCCGACGACGGACGACCCGCTGCCCGACTGCGACGGCGTCTACCTCCCCGGCGGCTATCCGGAACGCCACGGCGACGCGCTGGCAGACAGTCCCGCGCTCGATGCGCTCGCCCGCCGAGCGGCCGACGGGCTCCCCGTCTACGGCGAGTGCGGTGGGCTGATGGCGCTGGCCGAGACGCTGACGACGACCGACGGCGACACCCACTCGATGGCCGGCGTCCTCCCGGCGACGGTCACGATGCACGACCGCTATCAGGCGCTCGATCACGTCGAACTGGCCGCCCAGGCGGATACGCTCACGGCCGGAGCGGGACAGCGCCGACGGGGCCACGAGTTTCACTACTCCAGTGCGACCGTCGGTCGAGACGCCACCTTCGCGTTCGACGTAGCGCGGGGCGACGGGATCGAAGACGGGAGCGACGGCCTCACGGAGTATCGGACGCTGGGGACGTACTGCCACTGCCACCCCGAGAGCGGTGCTTTCGATCGCTTCCTCGACGCCCTATGA
- a CDS encoding CbiX/SirB N-terminal domain-containing protein → MTSDALLLIGRRTTHAQATFETHAARLEDRDFVDDVHVCPFESEPIRELRDQFEAVSADRVFAVPMCVAHSYATLDDLPAALTHVSGDVRYCEPLGGSPVVTEVLRSRATDAMPATEPTSLALVGFGSSSKPHHRQTAEYHAARIAEQSAYDEVETCYLLQNPTVECVRYNLRNERAVAVPLFFTRSEATERRIPEALELDRGGIEYAEPLGEHPRITDAIRAAVEQQRVLADGDAATPATAQPRPVATDGDGRSPPPNN, encoded by the coding sequence ATGACTTCCGACGCACTCCTCCTCATCGGCCGGCGCACGACACACGCTCAGGCGACGTTCGAGACCCACGCGGCGCGTCTCGAAGACCGCGACTTCGTCGACGACGTTCACGTGTGTCCCTTCGAGAGCGAACCGATCCGCGAACTCCGCGATCAGTTCGAAGCGGTCTCGGCCGATCGGGTGTTCGCCGTGCCGATGTGTGTCGCCCACTCCTACGCGACGCTGGACGATCTCCCGGCCGCGCTCACGCACGTCTCCGGAGACGTGCGCTACTGTGAACCCCTCGGCGGGAGTCCGGTGGTGACGGAGGTGCTGCGAAGCCGTGCCACCGACGCGATGCCCGCCACCGAGCCCACTTCGCTGGCGCTCGTCGGCTTCGGCAGCAGCTCCAAGCCCCACCACAGACAGACGGCGGAGTACCACGCCGCCCGCATCGCCGAGCAGTCGGCCTACGACGAGGTCGAGACCTGCTATCTCCTCCAGAACCCGACCGTCGAATGCGTCCGCTACAACCTCCGCAACGAACGCGCCGTCGCCGTGCCGCTCTTTTTCACCCGAAGCGAGGCCACGGAGCGACGGATTCCCGAGGCCCTCGAACTGGACCGCGGCGGGATCGAGTACGCCGAACCGCTGGGCGAGCACCCGCGGATCACCGACGCCATCCGCGCGGCGGTCGAGCAACAGCGCGTCCTCGCCGACGGCGACGCCGCGACGCCCGCGACGGCCCAGCCCAGACCGGTCGCCACCGACGGCGACGGGCGCTCTCCGCCGCCGAACAACTGA
- a CDS encoding cobalt-precorrin-7 (C(5))-methyltransferase, translating into MSDDYDLDAGPDPAAFAAASPEVESPADPVAAVGIGPGNPDYLTPRGERAIREADVVVGFETVVGFVDEVIEGDALTCGYRDESETLDRFAERVADGESGTALLMGDPNHSGYQFVGKVQRAVDRPVAIVPGISSLQVAASRARTPMEATTFVTLHKSGDVTPDLDRLRDDAGRRHLLVLPRPYDWMPGDIAAELLDAGANPSLEALVFEHLTHDEEARTTTTLDELASHAGGSEPSSTPFSDLSVLAVRTA; encoded by the coding sequence ATGAGCGACGACTACGACCTCGACGCCGGCCCCGATCCGGCGGCGTTCGCCGCGGCGTCGCCCGAAGTCGAGTCGCCCGCCGATCCGGTCGCCGCGGTCGGGATCGGGCCGGGCAACCCCGACTACCTCACGCCGCGTGGCGAGCGCGCGATCCGCGAGGCCGACGTGGTCGTCGGCTTCGAGACCGTCGTCGGCTTCGTCGACGAGGTGATCGAGGGCGACGCGCTGACCTGTGGCTACCGGGACGAGAGCGAGACGCTCGATCGCTTCGCAGAGCGCGTGGCCGACGGCGAGTCCGGGACGGCGCTGTTGATGGGCGATCCGAACCACTCGGGCTACCAGTTCGTCGGGAAGGTCCAGCGGGCGGTCGACCGCCCGGTCGCCATCGTTCCGGGCATCTCCTCGCTCCAGGTCGCCGCCAGCCGTGCGCGCACGCCGATGGAGGCGACGACGTTCGTCACGCTGCACAAGAGCGGCGACGTGACGCCCGACCTCGATCGGTTGCGCGACGACGCCGGCCGGCGGCACCTGCTGGTGTTGCCCCGGCCATACGACTGGATGCCCGGCGACATCGCCGCCGAACTGCTCGACGCGGGCGCGAACCCGTCGCTGGAGGCGCTCGTCTTCGAGCACCTGACCCACGACGAGGAGGCGCGGACGACGACGACGCTCGACGAGCTGGCGAGTCACGCTGGCGGCAGCGAACCATCGTCGACGCCGTTCTCCGATCTCTCCGTCCTGGCCGTGCGAACGGCGTAG
- a CDS encoding precorrin-8X methylmutase: protein MTTDGATPEESDESFEEYADLGATTENAMDIAETSMDRVRELVPDETLADRLRQKSVHATGDPEFQHLLRFTGTDDLEPVRAGARAVLDERPIVTDITMVKEGITGRGHDCPVRKAIGNGAELAAETGMTRTAASVLELDREGVYEDAIAVVGNAPTAALALADCIEDGTRPAVVVATPVGFVKAAESRTRLREVAAEHGVPTITNVGRRGGSGLAAGLTNELVHVASDVRAGELSIESSPAGRASESAGRPNGESDDE, encoded by the coding sequence ATGACGACTGACGGCGCGACGCCCGAGGAGTCCGACGAGTCGTTCGAGGAGTACGCCGACCTCGGCGCGACCACCGAGAACGCGATGGACATCGCCGAGACGAGCATGGACCGCGTGCGCGAACTCGTCCCCGACGAGACCCTGGCGGATCGGCTCCGCCAGAAGTCGGTCCACGCCACCGGCGACCCCGAGTTTCAGCACCTGCTGCGGTTCACCGGCACCGACGACTTAGAACCCGTCCGTGCGGGCGCGCGAGCGGTCCTCGACGAGCGACCGATCGTCACCGACATCACGATGGTCAAGGAGGGGATCACCGGGCGCGGGCACGACTGCCCGGTCCGGAAGGCGATCGGCAACGGGGCCGAGCTGGCGGCCGAGACCGGCATGACCCGGACGGCCGCCTCGGTGCTCGAACTCGACAGAGAGGGCGTCTACGAGGACGCGATCGCCGTCGTCGGCAACGCGCCGACCGCCGCGCTGGCGCTGGCCGACTGCATCGAGGACGGCACTCGACCCGCCGTCGTCGTCGCGACGCCCGTGGGGTTCGTCAAGGCCGCAGAGAGCCGAACACGCCTGCGGGAGGTGGCCGCCGAGCACGGCGTCCCGACGATCACGAACGTCGGCCGACGCGGTGGCAGCGGTCTGGCGGCGGGGCTGACCAACGAACTCGTTCACGTCGCGAGCGACGTGCGTGCGGGTGAGCTCTCGATCGAGAGCTCACCCGCAGGCCGAGCGAGCGAGTCCGCCGGTAGACCGAACGGGGAGAGCGACGACGAATGA
- the cobN gene encoding cobaltochelatase subunit CobN: MPTIALYTATENELGAVQRAASRVDAELVVRSESDLDDQSDVDEFLDEIADATAAVFWLHGAEDSMPGYDHAVARLEDAGVPLIVKSTGDAYALDDTSVAATDRDRVYDYLERGGTSNVANCIRYLVDEYGGVDCPYDDPVDLPTEGVYHPDHPGASYAELVATFDADRPTVAVWFYESHWTHENTRYVDAQVRAIEAQGADALPIFCNPATDTDEQWDAERVTEAWLLASEDGPSARPAGEPVVDAVCSSFMFSLSMDERGRSADDEGDDAQAVFLDRLGVPVLQTVTTMRSRSRYESSDTGVMGFELALSVALPEFDGNVVTHPISGKERTDDEAGIGTAPKQHFPIDDRVDHVARLAVNWAHLRHTPNEDKQIAVVLHNYPPSDDGIGTAFGLDSPESTVNLLSELDERGYDTGTTMPDSGQTLVERLTQQLTLDDRWVAPEDVRELSVDVVSTDEYSDYFAGTDERFRDAVREEWGDPPDRPFAIPGVEFGNVLVTVQPPRGFGMDPAKVYHDSDLQPPHDYVAFYSWLREEFEADAVVHLGTHGSLEWLPGKTVGLNGASAPDQLIDDLPNVYPYIVNNPGEGTQAKRRSYAAIVDYLTPVMSNAGTYDELAELEELADQYREAGMEDARADDGEQLEALLREKVAELDLAVEIGMTGTVDEKADVRGPDEAGSTLAEGDVSGDDLAIDELVERVHEYLTDVKTTQIRMGLHTMGEPPTDDRLVEYLVALTRLENPGGPSLRESVAGVLGVDYQRMLDEPGVYDERLGMTLSEAADEVYETSIDLVSTLAEQEFDLPASNVEAGPDEELNMNLLVVDIDPLGDARAKSGAHDDLREALAFICDEVQPRVQGAAEEIPRTADALAGEYVPPGGSGAPTRGGVDLLPTGRNFYTLDPRKVPAKSAWQVGSEVAEQTLARHHDEHDGYPEEIGVVAWGTPTVRTRGETIAQVLALLGVEPRWTDAGRIDDVDPISLDELGRPRIDVTTRVSGLFRDAFPQAASVIHDAVDAVVELDEPHDMNYVKKHVEEATEELDEQGVEKPEKQAKHRVFTTRPGGYGAGTNKAVDEGNWEDRSDLADVYVQWGGYALGSRGKTTEAHDAFERRLGSVDATVKIEDTAEQDEFDSSDWYAFHGGFITAVSEIAGEEPASYVGDSSDPDNVSVYTNEEKVRKAMRARVLNPEWLDSMTEHDYKGAGDLSTTVDVVLGWDATTGVVSDRLWDDVAEQYAFDEERQEWLRDVNPWALESITDTLLAAIDRGLWDADDETADRLRDLNLRVDGDIEARAGGEAGQEVPGDDD; encoded by the coding sequence ATGCCAACGATCGCCCTGTACACGGCGACGGAGAACGAGCTCGGGGCCGTCCAGCGGGCCGCGTCGCGAGTCGACGCGGAACTCGTGGTCCGCTCGGAGAGCGACCTGGACGACCAGAGCGACGTCGACGAGTTCCTCGACGAGATAGCGGACGCGACCGCGGCCGTCTTCTGGCTCCACGGTGCCGAAGACAGCATGCCGGGCTACGACCACGCGGTCGCTCGACTGGAAGACGCTGGCGTGCCCCTGATCGTCAAGTCGACCGGCGACGCCTACGCGCTCGACGACACGTCCGTCGCCGCGACGGACCGCGACCGGGTGTACGACTACCTCGAACGGGGCGGCACCAGCAACGTCGCCAACTGCATCCGATACCTCGTCGACGAGTACGGCGGCGTCGACTGCCCGTACGACGACCCGGTCGACCTCCCGACGGAGGGCGTCTACCACCCGGATCATCCGGGCGCGTCGTACGCCGAACTCGTCGCGACGTTCGACGCCGACCGCCCGACCGTCGCCGTGTGGTTCTACGAGTCCCACTGGACACACGAGAACACCCGCTACGTCGACGCACAGGTCAGGGCGATCGAGGCACAGGGGGCCGACGCCCTGCCGATCTTCTGTAACCCGGCGACAGACACCGACGAACAGTGGGACGCAGAGCGCGTGACCGAGGCGTGGCTCCTCGCCAGCGAGGACGGCCCCAGCGCCCGGCCCGCAGGCGAGCCGGTCGTCGACGCCGTCTGCTCGTCGTTCATGTTCTCGCTGTCGATGGACGAGCGGGGCCGCTCGGCCGACGACGAGGGCGACGACGCCCAGGCCGTGTTCCTCGACAGGCTGGGCGTTCCGGTGCTCCAGACCGTGACGACGATGCGCTCCCGGTCCCGGTACGAGAGCAGCGACACCGGTGTGATGGGCTTCGAACTCGCCCTCTCGGTCGCGCTGCCGGAGTTCGACGGCAACGTCGTCACGCACCCGATCAGCGGGAAGGAACGCACCGACGACGAGGCCGGCATCGGCACCGCGCCCAAGCAACACTTCCCGATCGACGACCGGGTCGACCACGTCGCGCGACTGGCGGTCAACTGGGCGCACCTGCGACACACGCCAAACGAGGACAAGCAGATCGCCGTCGTCCTCCACAACTACCCGCCCAGCGACGACGGCATCGGCACCGCGTTCGGTCTCGACAGCCCCGAGAGCACGGTCAATCTGCTGTCGGAACTCGACGAGCGCGGGTACGACACGGGGACGACGATGCCCGACAGCGGCCAGACGCTCGTCGAGCGACTCACCCAGCAGCTCACGCTCGACGACCGCTGGGTCGCGCCCGAAGACGTGCGCGAGCTGAGCGTCGACGTGGTGTCGACCGACGAGTACAGCGACTACTTCGCCGGGACCGACGAGCGGTTTCGGGACGCCGTTCGCGAGGAGTGGGGCGACCCACCGGACCGCCCCTTCGCCATCCCCGGCGTCGAGTTCGGGAACGTCCTCGTGACGGTCCAGCCGCCGCGTGGCTTCGGCATGGACCCCGCGAAGGTGTACCACGACTCGGACCTCCAGCCGCCCCACGACTACGTGGCCTTCTACAGCTGGCTGCGCGAGGAGTTCGAGGCCGACGCCGTCGTCCACCTCGGCACGCACGGCAGCCTGGAGTGGCTCCCCGGCAAGACCGTCGGTCTGAACGGCGCGAGCGCGCCCGACCAACTGATCGACGACCTCCCGAACGTCTACCCCTACATCGTCAACAACCCCGGCGAGGGAACGCAGGCCAAGCGCCGCTCCTACGCCGCCATCGTGGACTACCTCACGCCGGTCATGAGCAACGCCGGCACCTACGACGAACTGGCGGAACTGGAGGAACTGGCCGACCAGTACCGCGAGGCGGGCATGGAAGACGCCCGCGCCGACGACGGCGAGCAGCTCGAAGCGCTGTTGCGCGAGAAGGTCGCAGAACTGGATTTGGCGGTGGAGATCGGTATGACGGGCACAGTTGATGAGAAAGCCGACGTTCGAGGCCCGGACGAAGCAGGATCGACGCTGGCCGAGGGCGATGTCTCTGGCGACGACCTCGCCATCGACGAGCTGGTCGAGCGCGTCCACGAGTACCTCACGGACGTGAAGACGACCCAGATCCGGATGGGGCTGCACACGATGGGCGAGCCACCGACCGACGACCGCCTCGTCGAGTACCTCGTCGCGCTCACCCGGCTGGAGAACCCCGGCGGCCCCAGCCTCCGGGAGAGCGTCGCGGGCGTGCTGGGCGTCGACTACCAGCGGATGCTCGACGAGCCCGGCGTCTACGACGAGCGACTGGGGATGACCCTCTCGGAAGCCGCGGACGAGGTGTACGAGACGAGCATCGACCTCGTGTCGACGCTGGCCGAGCAGGAGTTCGACCTCCCGGCCTCGAACGTCGAGGCGGGTCCCGACGAGGAGCTGAACATGAACCTCCTCGTCGTCGACATCGACCCGCTCGGCGACGCCCGGGCGAAGTCGGGCGCACACGACGACCTGCGGGAGGCACTGGCGTTCATCTGTGACGAGGTACAGCCCCGCGTGCAAGGTGCCGCCGAGGAGATTCCCCGAACCGCGGACGCGCTGGCCGGCGAGTACGTCCCGCCGGGGGGCAGTGGCGCACCGACTCGGGGCGGCGTCGACCTGCTGCCGACGGGCCGGAACTTCTACACGCTCGATCCGCGCAAAGTGCCCGCAAAGAGCGCCTGGCAGGTCGGCAGCGAGGTCGCAGAGCAGACGCTCGCGCGCCACCACGACGAGCACGACGGGTACCCCGAGGAGATCGGCGTCGTCGCGTGGGGGACGCCGACCGTCAGAACCCGGGGCGAGACCATCGCGCAGGTGCTCGCGCTGCTGGGCGTCGAGCCGCGCTGGACCGACGCCGGTCGAATCGACGACGTGGACCCGATCTCACTCGACGAACTCGGTCGGCCCCGCATCGACGTGACGACGCGGGTCTCCGGACTCTTCCGCGACGCGTTCCCACAGGCCGCGAGCGTGATCCACGACGCCGTCGACGCCGTGGTCGAACTGGACGAGCCCCACGACATGAACTACGTGAAGAAACACGTCGAAGAGGCCACCGAGGAACTCGACGAGCAGGGCGTCGAGAAGCCGGAGAAACAGGCGAAACACCGCGTGTTCACGACCCGCCCCGGCGGCTACGGCGCGGGGACGAACAAGGCCGTCGACGAGGGCAACTGGGAGGACCGTTCGGACCTCGCAGACGTGTACGTCCAGTGGGGCGGCTACGCGCTGGGCTCCCGTGGAAAGACGACCGAGGCCCACGACGCGTTCGAGCGTCGTCTGGGAAGCGTCGACGCCACGGTGAAGATCGAAGACACCGCCGAGCAAGACGAGTTCGACAGCTCGGACTGGTACGCCTTCCACGGCGGTTTCATCACCGCCGTCTCCGAGATCGCGGGCGAGGAACCGGCGTCGTACGTCGGCGACTCCAGCGACCCGGACAACGTCTCCGTCTACACCAACGAGGAGAAGGTCCGCAAGGCCATGCGAGCCCGCGTGCTCAACCCCGAGTGGCTCGACAGCATGACCGAACACGACTACAAGGGGGCCGGCGACCTCTCGACGACGGTCGACGTGGTGCTTGGCTGGGACGCGACGACGGGCGTCGTCAGCGACCGCCTCTGGGACGACGTGGCCGAGCAGTACGCCTTCGACGAGGAGCGCCAGGAGTGGCTCCGAGACGTGAACCCGTGGGCACTAGAGAGCATCACCGACACGCTACTGGCGGCGATCGATCGCGGCCTCTGGGACGCCGACGACGAGACGGCCGATCGACTTCGCGATCTGAATTTGCGGGTCGACGGCGACATCGAGGCGCGTGCCGGCGGCGAAGCGGGCCAGGAGGTGCCCGGCGATGACGACTGA